The Prevotella melaninogenica nucleotide sequence ACCCAACCTCCCCAAAAGAGGAGGAGAAGCCCCACCCAACCTCCCCGAAGGGGGAGGAGGAGCCTCCCCCAGCCCCTCCGAAGGGAGGGGAGTGCCTATGCGCACACGAGGGATAATGACTCAGGGCTCTTTCTCAGATAATTTCTGCGAAATACTTGCAAACTTGCCTCCCCTCCCTTCGGAGGGGGCGGGGGAGGCTTTACAAACAGCTCGACATACCCAGCGTTGTAGCAATGGCAGTGAGCACAGAGATAATCACATTAATGATTGTTTTCCATTTTTCGTGTTTCATAAGGCTTTTAACTTTGAAATTTGAACTTTATGATTTGAACTATTAACTTTGAACTATTAACTTTGAACTTTATGATTTCAAATATTAACTTCGAACTTTGAGGTTTGAACTTTGAGGTTTGAACTTTATGATTTGCGACTACGAATTTCTCTAATTACGCTAAAATTATTGCTAAGTAATTCGTAATCCCCCTTTGACCCTTGAATAGAACTTTAGGGGTATCTCGCTAATCACTCCCCTCGCCCTTCGGAGAGGGGTTGGGGGTGAGGCTGCTCCTCCCCTTTCGGGGAGGTCGGGAGGGGCTTTACGCATGTCCACCCTCACTCGTCGCCGTAGACTCGCCAGGCTCAGGTCCCGAAGGCGTAGCCCCACTGGCTGGGTGCTTACCCTTCTTATTACCCTTCCTGCTATCCTTAAGCGACTGGTCGTACTTATCGTACTCACGCAGGCGCACAGAATGCTTCAAGCGAGCCGTCATCAGCGAACCAGAAGCACGAGCACGCAAGTGAGGCTGATAGATATCCCTTGCCGGAGTAAAGTCCTCCAACTTCTCCACACCCTGACTGCGAATGCCTGCCGAGAAGATAGCCAAGTCGGGGATTTTCACTGCCACACCCTCCAGCACCAACTCGCGGATGCAAGCCACCATATCGGTCAGCACACCAGCAATAGCACCCTTAGAATAAGGCGTGTTATGGGCAGACATATACTCCGCCAACTTCTCCAAATCGTAGGTCTGATCGACCACCGCACGCGCATACCAATATCCCTTACGCTTACTGGTCTTACGCTTGTCCTGATAAATTTTGTAATGAATCATAGTATTTTAACTTTGAATGAAATTAATAGAACAACAAATAACAAACAGCCAGCCCCTCCCCCTCGCCCCTCCCCCGTAGGGAGGGGAGTAAACACCGTGTTATCCCAGCATTAACGTATGCGGTTACGCTTTTTCTTTTTCTCGTCCCGCCCCATTTAGCAATCACAATTTTTGAATTGTAACCTACTGATGAAAACGCTGTCCGAATTATTCAGAATTAACAAAGAACGCTATACTATAAGTTTGAGAGCACTAATCTTTACGTTTAAGAGCGCTTACCTTTGCGTTTAAGAACTGCTATCATCCCGATAGGGGTATCTCGCTTTTCACTCCCCTCTCCACTCGGAGAGGGGTTGGGGGTGAGGCTCCCTCCTCCCCTTTCGGGGAGGTCGGGTGGGGCTTTTCTGTTTGCAAAGTTAATCAACAGCAAGAGGGAAAGCAAAAATACACTGTGTTAAATTTTGCAAAACCGCACCTAACGCACTATTTTACAACATGTTAAGAAACTACGACCACGTTATAGCGAAAGCAATACAAGCAAGCAATGGTAAGCAAAACGCCTCTTTTCCTAACGGAATAATCTATACCCAACTCTCCTACTCTACCCTTTTGAAAATTACAAATTACAAATTACAAATTACATTAAGCCCCACGCAGGGTGCGGAGAGGAGGAGGAATTCTAATAGTTTATTATAATATATAATATAATTATATTATATATTATAATAAAAATTTATATATAATAATTTATAACTATTTCCTATACTTATCCTTTCAATCCACGACCTCACTCCCCTCTCTCTATCCTCAAGGAATATCCCGATCAACCTTAATGTAATTTGTAATCTGTAATTATGTAATCGAGAGTGAAAACAAAAATAGCCGTTATTTTTACCATCCTCATCTTGAATCGCCTTAACCATCAGCAGTTAGAATCTGCCTTGCAGAATTACCCTTCAA carries:
- a CDS encoding smalltalk protein; this translates as MKHEKWKTIINVIISVLTAIATTLGMSSCL